From Pungitius pungitius chromosome 9, fPunPun2.1, whole genome shotgun sequence, one genomic window encodes:
- the lonrf1 gene encoding LON peptidase N-terminal domain and ring finger 1, like isoform X3: MSLQPPVEDAQEARSAFFIGSDDSEEQDHHPLILQKANALASGNCLREAIDLFSVALRYGPVLPEQLGTLADCILRNFKSKKAAGPDSPRHAEESRGDDVFDCPNCRSFLGEPVTIACGHSYCKRCLRRELLSKCKLCGGAVGGEEKVNVVLCGLLEKWFPGELKRSKTLCEVDELCRRRRYHEAVSLATDAIQSDPESAAGARLSRAGAYMALKLYRLALEDTEFSPWSSCSAEILCDLLSPADENVKVGLRETAQNTSPHLRNKNLVSDAETQPPSPVQRQHQLRAASAHDHPEILEKRWESLERPGLSRTHSLRAHGSLCGEEGLKRVCSAPQLGDQDKGSLLKRKLSVSDTEQYVTASGSNKLKKQGVAKGSKQKAVTGKSPRSVPEDLLDPNDLECSLCMRLFYEPVTTPCGHTFCKNCLERCLDHTPQCPLCKESLKEYLACRNYIVTTVLDMLIKQYLSQAYAERTKTHLEEARELSDLTKNVPIFVCTMAYPTVPCPLHVFEPRYRLMIRRCMDTGTRQFGMCINDPQKGFVDYGCMLTIRSVHFLPDGRSVVDTIGGKRFRVVSRGMKDGYSIADIEYLGDTRVESSDELQRLQELHDAVYEQARVWFQNLKIHFHNQILQHFGPMPEREADIQATPNGPACCWWLLAVLPIDPRYQLSVLSMTSLKDRLVKIQQILTYLQSIPNN; the protein is encoded by the exons ATGTCGCTCCAACCGCCGGTGGAGGACGCGCAGGAGGCGAGAAGCGCCTTCTTCATCGGGTCGGACGACTCGGAAGAGCAGGACCACCATCCGCTCATACTACAAAAAGCCAACGCGCTGGCGTCGGGGAACTGCCTGAGAGAAGCCATTGACTTGTTTTCGGTGGCTTTGCGGTACGGTCCCGTGCTGCCCGAACAACTAGGCACCTTGGCGGACTGCATCCTGCGCAACTTTAAGAGCAAAAAAGCGGCCGGTCCGGACTCGCCGAGGCACGCGGAGGAGAGCCGCGGGGACGACGTGTTTGACTGCCCCAACTGTCGTAGCTTTTTAGGGGAGCCCGTGACGATAGCCTGTGGACATTCGTATTGTAAGAGGTGTTTGCGACGAGAGCTGCTCTCCAAGTGTAAGCTGTGCGGCGGGGCCGTCGGCGGCGAGGAGAAAGTGAATGTAGTTCTGTGCGGACTTTTGGAGAAATGGTTCCCCGGCGAGCTGAAAAGGTCAAAAACGCTGTGCGAGGTGGACGAGCTGTGTAGAAGAAGACGCTACCACGAGGCAGTGTCGTTAGCGACCGACGCCATTCAGTCTG ATCCAGAGTCGGCGGCCGGGGCCCGGCTGTCTCGGGCCGGGGCGTACATGGCTCTCAAACTGTACCGGCTGGCTTTGGAGGACACCGAATTCAGTCCCTGGTCCAGCTGTTCTGCTGAA ATCCTGTGTGACTTGCTCTCCCCCGCTGATGAGAATGTCAAGGTCGGCCTGAGGGAGACGGCACAGAACACGTCACCTCACTTGCGCAATAAAAACCTGGTGTCCGACGCTGAAACTCAACCACCGAGCCCGGTGCAAAGACAACACCAGCTCCGCGCCGCCTCGGCACACGACCATCCGGAAATCCTTGAG AAGCGGTGGGAAAGCCTGGAGCGGCCTGGTCTTAGCAGAACTCATTCGCTTCGGGCGCACGGATCTCTCTGTGGCGAGGAAGGACTGAAGAGAGTTTGCTCAGCCCCTCAGCTGGGGGACCAGGACAAGGGGAGCCTGCTGAAGAGGAAATTGTCCGTGTCGGACACGGAACAGTATGTCACTGCCAGTGGAAGTAATAAGCTTAAAAAACAAG GCGTAGCGAAAGGCTCCAAGCAAAAGGCCGTCACAGGTAAGAGCCCCCGAAGTGTTCCTGAGGACCTGCTGGACCCCAACGACTTGGAGTGCTCTCTCTGCATGAG GCTGTTCTATGAGCCTGTCACTACACCGTGTGGCCACACCTTCTGTAAAAACTGTTTGGAGCGCTGCTTGGACCACACGCCCCAGTGTCCGCTCTGTAAAGAGAGCCTGAAAGAG TATCTAGCGTGTAGGAATTACATAGTGACCACCGTCTTGGACATGCTGATCAAGCAGTATTTGAGTCAGGCGTATGCAGAGAGGACTAAAACGCACCTGGAGGAAGCCAGGGAGCTTTCTGA TCTGACAAAGAACGTGCCTATCTTTGTGTGTACCATGGCCTACCCCACCGTGCCTTGCCCCCTGCATGTCTTCGAACCACGTTACCGCCTCATGATTCGCCGCTGCATGGACACGGGCACGCGGCAGTTTGGGATGTGCATAAACGACCCCCAGAAAGG GTTTGTAGATTACGGGTGCATGCTGACCATCAGGAGTGTCCATTTCCTCCCCGACGGACGATCAGTAGTGGACACCATCGGAGGAAAGCGCTTCCGCGTAGTGTCCCGAGGAATGAAGGATGGCTACAGTATTGCTGACATCGAGTACTTGGGTGACACAAGA GTTGAGAGCAGTGATGAGCTACAGAGACTGCAAGAGCTGCACGATGCAGTATATGAACAGGCCCGCGTCTGGTTCCAGAACCTCAAGATCCACTTCCACAACCAGATCCTGCAGCACTTTGGACCAATGCCGGAACGAGAAGCTGACATCCAG GCAACACCTAACGGTCCAGCGTGCTGCTGGTGGCTCCTGGCTGTTCTGCCCATCGACCCGCGATACCAGCTCTCCGTGCTCTCCATGACCAGCCTCAAAGACCGCCTGGTGAAGATCCAGCAAATCCTCACATATCTGCAGAGCATCCCCAACAACTAA
- the lonrf1 gene encoding LON peptidase N-terminal domain and ring finger 1, like isoform X1 → MSLQPPVEDAQEARSAFFIGSDDSEEQDHHPLILQKANALASGNCLREAIDLFSVALRYGPVLPEQLGTLADCILRNFKSKKAAGPDSPRHAEESRGDDVFDCPNCRSFLGEPVTIACGHSYCKRCLRRELLSKCKLCGGAVGGEEKVNVVLCGLLEKWFPGELKRSKTLCEVDELCRRRRYHEAVSLATDAIQSDPESAAGARLSRAGAYMALKLYRLALEDTEFSPWSSCSAEALFRKAMVLHEMGQVEESLQVFLHCLAVDKDFPGAKRQVEKILCDLLSPADENVKVGLRETAQNTSPHLRNKNLVSDAETQPPSPVQRQHQLRAASAHDHPEILEKRWESLERPGLSRTHSLRAHGSLCGEEGLKRVCSAPQLGDQDKGSLLKRKLSVSDTEQYVTASGSNKLKKQGVAKGSKQKAVTGKSPRSVPEDLLDPNDLECSLCMRLFYEPVTTPCGHTFCKNCLERCLDHTPQCPLCKESLKEYLACRNYIVTTVLDMLIKQYLSQAYAERTKTHLEEARELSDLTKNVPIFVCTMAYPTVPCPLHVFEPRYRLMIRRCMDTGTRQFGMCINDPQKGFVDYGCMLTIRSVHFLPDGRSVVDTIGGKRFRVVSRGMKDGYSIADIEYLGDTRVESSDELQRLQELHDAVYEQARVWFQNLKIHFHNQILQHFGPMPEREADIQATPNGPACCWWLLAVLPIDPRYQLSVLSMTSLKDRLVKIQQILTYLQSIPNN, encoded by the exons ATGTCGCTCCAACCGCCGGTGGAGGACGCGCAGGAGGCGAGAAGCGCCTTCTTCATCGGGTCGGACGACTCGGAAGAGCAGGACCACCATCCGCTCATACTACAAAAAGCCAACGCGCTGGCGTCGGGGAACTGCCTGAGAGAAGCCATTGACTTGTTTTCGGTGGCTTTGCGGTACGGTCCCGTGCTGCCCGAACAACTAGGCACCTTGGCGGACTGCATCCTGCGCAACTTTAAGAGCAAAAAAGCGGCCGGTCCGGACTCGCCGAGGCACGCGGAGGAGAGCCGCGGGGACGACGTGTTTGACTGCCCCAACTGTCGTAGCTTTTTAGGGGAGCCCGTGACGATAGCCTGTGGACATTCGTATTGTAAGAGGTGTTTGCGACGAGAGCTGCTCTCCAAGTGTAAGCTGTGCGGCGGGGCCGTCGGCGGCGAGGAGAAAGTGAATGTAGTTCTGTGCGGACTTTTGGAGAAATGGTTCCCCGGCGAGCTGAAAAGGTCAAAAACGCTGTGCGAGGTGGACGAGCTGTGTAGAAGAAGACGCTACCACGAGGCAGTGTCGTTAGCGACCGACGCCATTCAGTCTG ATCCAGAGTCGGCGGCCGGGGCCCGGCTGTCTCGGGCCGGGGCGTACATGGCTCTCAAACTGTACCGGCTGGCTTTGGAGGACACCGAATTCAGTCCCTGGTCCAGCTGTTCTGCTGAA GCTTTGTTTAGGAAAGCTATGGTGCTGCATGAGATGGGCCAAGTGGAGGAGTCCCTCCAAGTCTTTCTCCACTGCCTGGCTGTGGACAAGGACTTCCCCGGTGCTAAGAGACAAGTGGAAAAG ATCCTGTGTGACTTGCTCTCCCCCGCTGATGAGAATGTCAAGGTCGGCCTGAGGGAGACGGCACAGAACACGTCACCTCACTTGCGCAATAAAAACCTGGTGTCCGACGCTGAAACTCAACCACCGAGCCCGGTGCAAAGACAACACCAGCTCCGCGCCGCCTCGGCACACGACCATCCGGAAATCCTTGAG AAGCGGTGGGAAAGCCTGGAGCGGCCTGGTCTTAGCAGAACTCATTCGCTTCGGGCGCACGGATCTCTCTGTGGCGAGGAAGGACTGAAGAGAGTTTGCTCAGCCCCTCAGCTGGGGGACCAGGACAAGGGGAGCCTGCTGAAGAGGAAATTGTCCGTGTCGGACACGGAACAGTATGTCACTGCCAGTGGAAGTAATAAGCTTAAAAAACAAG GCGTAGCGAAAGGCTCCAAGCAAAAGGCCGTCACAGGTAAGAGCCCCCGAAGTGTTCCTGAGGACCTGCTGGACCCCAACGACTTGGAGTGCTCTCTCTGCATGAG GCTGTTCTATGAGCCTGTCACTACACCGTGTGGCCACACCTTCTGTAAAAACTGTTTGGAGCGCTGCTTGGACCACACGCCCCAGTGTCCGCTCTGTAAAGAGAGCCTGAAAGAG TATCTAGCGTGTAGGAATTACATAGTGACCACCGTCTTGGACATGCTGATCAAGCAGTATTTGAGTCAGGCGTATGCAGAGAGGACTAAAACGCACCTGGAGGAAGCCAGGGAGCTTTCTGA TCTGACAAAGAACGTGCCTATCTTTGTGTGTACCATGGCCTACCCCACCGTGCCTTGCCCCCTGCATGTCTTCGAACCACGTTACCGCCTCATGATTCGCCGCTGCATGGACACGGGCACGCGGCAGTTTGGGATGTGCATAAACGACCCCCAGAAAGG GTTTGTAGATTACGGGTGCATGCTGACCATCAGGAGTGTCCATTTCCTCCCCGACGGACGATCAGTAGTGGACACCATCGGAGGAAAGCGCTTCCGCGTAGTGTCCCGAGGAATGAAGGATGGCTACAGTATTGCTGACATCGAGTACTTGGGTGACACAAGA GTTGAGAGCAGTGATGAGCTACAGAGACTGCAAGAGCTGCACGATGCAGTATATGAACAGGCCCGCGTCTGGTTCCAGAACCTCAAGATCCACTTCCACAACCAGATCCTGCAGCACTTTGGACCAATGCCGGAACGAGAAGCTGACATCCAG GCAACACCTAACGGTCCAGCGTGCTGCTGGTGGCTCCTGGCTGTTCTGCCCATCGACCCGCGATACCAGCTCTCCGTGCTCTCCATGACCAGCCTCAAAGACCGCCTGGTGAAGATCCAGCAAATCCTCACATATCTGCAGAGCATCCCCAACAACTAA
- the lonrf1 gene encoding LON peptidase N-terminal domain and ring finger 1, like isoform X2, which yields MSLQPPVEDAQEARSAFFIGSDDSEEQDHHPLILQKANALASGNCLREAIDLFSVALRYGPVLPEQLGTLADCILRNFKSKKAAGPDSPRHAEESRGDDVFDCPNCRSFLGEPVTIACGHSYCKRCLRRELLSKCKLCGGAVGGEEKVNVVLCGLLEKWFPGELKRSKTLCEVDELCRRRRYHEAVSLATDAIQSDPESAAGARLSRAGAYMALKLYRLALEDTEFSPWSSCSAEALFRKAMVLHEMGQVEESLQVFLHCLAVDKDFPGAKRQVEKILCDLLSPADENVKVGLRETAQNTSPHLRNKNLVSDAETQPPSPVQRQHQLRAASAHDHPEILERWESLERPGLSRTHSLRAHGSLCGEEGLKRVCSAPQLGDQDKGSLLKRKLSVSDTEQYVTASGSNKLKKQGVAKGSKQKAVTGKSPRSVPEDLLDPNDLECSLCMRLFYEPVTTPCGHTFCKNCLERCLDHTPQCPLCKESLKEYLACRNYIVTTVLDMLIKQYLSQAYAERTKTHLEEARELSDLTKNVPIFVCTMAYPTVPCPLHVFEPRYRLMIRRCMDTGTRQFGMCINDPQKGFVDYGCMLTIRSVHFLPDGRSVVDTIGGKRFRVVSRGMKDGYSIADIEYLGDTRVESSDELQRLQELHDAVYEQARVWFQNLKIHFHNQILQHFGPMPEREADIQATPNGPACCWWLLAVLPIDPRYQLSVLSMTSLKDRLVKIQQILTYLQSIPNN from the exons ATGTCGCTCCAACCGCCGGTGGAGGACGCGCAGGAGGCGAGAAGCGCCTTCTTCATCGGGTCGGACGACTCGGAAGAGCAGGACCACCATCCGCTCATACTACAAAAAGCCAACGCGCTGGCGTCGGGGAACTGCCTGAGAGAAGCCATTGACTTGTTTTCGGTGGCTTTGCGGTACGGTCCCGTGCTGCCCGAACAACTAGGCACCTTGGCGGACTGCATCCTGCGCAACTTTAAGAGCAAAAAAGCGGCCGGTCCGGACTCGCCGAGGCACGCGGAGGAGAGCCGCGGGGACGACGTGTTTGACTGCCCCAACTGTCGTAGCTTTTTAGGGGAGCCCGTGACGATAGCCTGTGGACATTCGTATTGTAAGAGGTGTTTGCGACGAGAGCTGCTCTCCAAGTGTAAGCTGTGCGGCGGGGCCGTCGGCGGCGAGGAGAAAGTGAATGTAGTTCTGTGCGGACTTTTGGAGAAATGGTTCCCCGGCGAGCTGAAAAGGTCAAAAACGCTGTGCGAGGTGGACGAGCTGTGTAGAAGAAGACGCTACCACGAGGCAGTGTCGTTAGCGACCGACGCCATTCAGTCTG ATCCAGAGTCGGCGGCCGGGGCCCGGCTGTCTCGGGCCGGGGCGTACATGGCTCTCAAACTGTACCGGCTGGCTTTGGAGGACACCGAATTCAGTCCCTGGTCCAGCTGTTCTGCTGAA GCTTTGTTTAGGAAAGCTATGGTGCTGCATGAGATGGGCCAAGTGGAGGAGTCCCTCCAAGTCTTTCTCCACTGCCTGGCTGTGGACAAGGACTTCCCCGGTGCTAAGAGACAAGTGGAAAAG ATCCTGTGTGACTTGCTCTCCCCCGCTGATGAGAATGTCAAGGTCGGCCTGAGGGAGACGGCACAGAACACGTCACCTCACTTGCGCAATAAAAACCTGGTGTCCGACGCTGAAACTCAACCACCGAGCCCGGTGCAAAGACAACACCAGCTCCGCGCCGCCTCGGCACACGACCATCCGGAAATCCTTGAG CGGTGGGAAAGCCTGGAGCGGCCTGGTCTTAGCAGAACTCATTCGCTTCGGGCGCACGGATCTCTCTGTGGCGAGGAAGGACTGAAGAGAGTTTGCTCAGCCCCTCAGCTGGGGGACCAGGACAAGGGGAGCCTGCTGAAGAGGAAATTGTCCGTGTCGGACACGGAACAGTATGTCACTGCCAGTGGAAGTAATAAGCTTAAAAAACAAG GCGTAGCGAAAGGCTCCAAGCAAAAGGCCGTCACAGGTAAGAGCCCCCGAAGTGTTCCTGAGGACCTGCTGGACCCCAACGACTTGGAGTGCTCTCTCTGCATGAG GCTGTTCTATGAGCCTGTCACTACACCGTGTGGCCACACCTTCTGTAAAAACTGTTTGGAGCGCTGCTTGGACCACACGCCCCAGTGTCCGCTCTGTAAAGAGAGCCTGAAAGAG TATCTAGCGTGTAGGAATTACATAGTGACCACCGTCTTGGACATGCTGATCAAGCAGTATTTGAGTCAGGCGTATGCAGAGAGGACTAAAACGCACCTGGAGGAAGCCAGGGAGCTTTCTGA TCTGACAAAGAACGTGCCTATCTTTGTGTGTACCATGGCCTACCCCACCGTGCCTTGCCCCCTGCATGTCTTCGAACCACGTTACCGCCTCATGATTCGCCGCTGCATGGACACGGGCACGCGGCAGTTTGGGATGTGCATAAACGACCCCCAGAAAGG GTTTGTAGATTACGGGTGCATGCTGACCATCAGGAGTGTCCATTTCCTCCCCGACGGACGATCAGTAGTGGACACCATCGGAGGAAAGCGCTTCCGCGTAGTGTCCCGAGGAATGAAGGATGGCTACAGTATTGCTGACATCGAGTACTTGGGTGACACAAGA GTTGAGAGCAGTGATGAGCTACAGAGACTGCAAGAGCTGCACGATGCAGTATATGAACAGGCCCGCGTCTGGTTCCAGAACCTCAAGATCCACTTCCACAACCAGATCCTGCAGCACTTTGGACCAATGCCGGAACGAGAAGCTGACATCCAG GCAACACCTAACGGTCCAGCGTGCTGCTGGTGGCTCCTGGCTGTTCTGCCCATCGACCCGCGATACCAGCTCTCCGTGCTCTCCATGACCAGCCTCAAAGACCGCCTGGTGAAGATCCAGCAAATCCTCACATATCTGCAGAGCATCCCCAACAACTAA